Below is a window of Musa acuminata AAA Group cultivar baxijiao unplaced genomic scaffold, Cavendish_Baxijiao_AAA HiC_scaffold_877, whole genome shotgun sequence DNA.
acgacctatgtataaaaaaagaggaatttttggacttgaagaaacaaataaaaaatataataattattattttcatttttttaaaatgaaaaatgaaatagaattctaaaaatgaaaatgataaataaaatacaaaacaaatataaataaaatacaaataaagaaacaactttgctgacaattctagatttttgtctggtctagtcggaagagtcctcctgatattctggtcttgtatcagttttgacatctttgaatacaaacagaaaagagagggtaggctcattacattaaaaaagatatgggaatacccacaccataaataaaacattaaaaaagatatgggaatacccacaccataaataaaataaataattgagcgtgagagccaaatgaatcgaaagattcatgtttggttcgggaagagatcatggaagttttgaaattaatgataagataatctactttcattaaatgatttattagataatcgaaaacagaggattttgaatactattcgaaattcggaagaattacgtaaaggggccattgagcagctcgaaagagcccgggctcgcttacgtaaagtggaaatggaagcagatgagtatcgaatgaatggatactctgaaatagaacgagaaaaacaaaatttgattaatgccactagtaatagtttggaacaattagaaaattacaaaaatgaaacccttcagtttgaacaacaaagagcgattaatcaggtccgacaacgagttttccaacaagccttacaaggagctctaggaactctgaatagttgcttgaatagcgagttacatttccgtacgatccgtgctaatattggcattctcggggccatgcaagaaataactgattagcccttctttttttagttatagtttaggcattatttttatcttttccttcctaaaaagaataaagaaacactaatggtaacccttcgagccgacgaaattagtaatattattcgtgagcgtattgaacaatatagtagagaaataaagattgtgaataccggtaccgtacttcaagtaggcgacggaattgctcgtgttcatggtcttgatgaagtaatggcaggtgaattagtagagtttcaagagggtacaataggcattgctctgaatttggaatcaaataatgttggcgttgtattaatgggtgatggtttgatgatacaagagggaagttccgtaaaagcaacaggacgaattgctcagatacctgtgagtgagggttatttgggtcgtgttataaatgctctggctaaacctattgatgggagaggtgaaatttcagcttctgaatctcggttaattgaatctcctgccccaggtattatttctagacgttctgtatatgagcctcttcaaacggggcttattgccattgattcgatgatccctataggacgcggtcagcgagaattaattattggggacagacagaccggcaaaacagccgtagccacagatacgattctcaatcaaaaaggtcaaaatgtaatatgtgtttatgtagctattggtcaaaaagcatcttctgtggctcaggtagtgactactttccgggaaaagggggcgatggaatatactattgtggtagccgaaacggcggattcacctgctacattacaatacctcgctccttatacgggagcggctctggctgagttttttatgtatcgtggacaacatactttaataatttatgatgatctctccaaacaggcacaagcttatcgccaaatgtctcttctattaagaagacctcccggtcgtgaagcttatccaggagatgttttttatttgcattcacgacttttggaaagagccgctaaatcaaattctagtttaggtgaaggaagtatgaccgctttaccgatagttgagactcaatctggagacgtttcagcttatattcctactaatgtaatttccattacagatggacaaatattcttatctgccgatctattcaatgctggaatccgacctgctattaatgtgggtatttccgtttccagagtaggatccgcagctcaaattaaagccatgaaacaagtagccggcaaatcaaaattggaactagcgcaattcacagagttagaagcctttgcacaattcgcttctgatctcgataaagctactcagaatcaattggcaagaggtcaacgattacgcgagttgcttaaacaatcccaatcagaccctctcgcagtggaagaacagatagctactatttataccggagcgaatggatatcttgatccgctagaaattggacaggtaaagaaatttctcagtcagttacgtagctacttaaaaaacaataaacctaaatttcaagaaattatatcttctaccaagacattcaccgaggaagtagaatttcttttgaaggaagctattcaagaacagatcgaactgtttttacttcaggaacaaacataaatttcttacttttattctattcttggtatattctattcttagtacaagagtaatcattgagaaatagttctgattcgaatgattcaaaaagggtttcttagtatagccatttttaaaaagtatagccattttaaaaatagatggaaataaattgcgtccaataggatttgaacctataccaaaggtttagaagacctctgtcctatccattagacaatggacgcttttcattcctattttatttttttgtattcttactttcttttgttcggataaaaaatcaaattacacggaaaatattttagggaataaaaaagaatgcatatctaaattgatggtgcatgtatgtataatacataataagatgtataatacataacataataagatgtataatacataataagaaatatggagcgggtagcgggaatcgaacccgcatcGTTAGCTTGGAAGGCTAGGGGTTATAGTCGACGTTGCTTGATCACTTTTAACGTCTCTAATTCAAAACCGAACgtgaaattttgatttcattcgGCTCCTTTATGGAAGATTGATGTATTCCTAGAGAAAATTAGATCCATAACATCTATGTCAGCCTTTCTGTCTGAATGTATCCCAAACTACTCGCTTACTAGATGATCCCTCTAGAGGAGAGGGATTATACCAAATCCGTCTAGTCTAGTTACTTCGTTCCCTATTTCCACTCGCAGGATCCCGAGGAAAAGAATTTGGTTTCCACCGAGCTGAAACAATATGCTGATGGTTCTAGTAAACCAAAACCACCCTTTTCTAGCTTGTTTGGCTTCAATTTCCCttttacaacaccaaaatttaagatctagttacgattggaaataaacttttgtatcttcatccatagatcctttattcatactcattcgattggaagaattgatccaattcaaaaaaaattatgtttcacgACTCCATATACATAATCCAATTTTCTTATTCAATTTCGAAAATAGAATTTCTAATTGGACTTTGGATACAAATCGTGAGAATGTATGTTCTTCCTCAAATATGCTATTGAGAGGTAAAGGATTAAACCCTTTTAAGAAATAAAGTTTTTGATCGGAGTATGCAAAAAACCGAGAGACCCCTTAACTTTTTAAGTTGTTAATAGAACGAATCACACTTTTACCACTAAACTATACCCGCTACATATACATTATTGTATATGAATGGACTATTTGTCGAACAAGGGAGTGAGACGCAATCAAGATAGCATTAAAATTATAACGTTGACACATATTTAGTCCCGCCAGCCAGGGACTTAAAAGGCGAAGAGCACAAAGCTTttctaaataacatatataaatttaaaaaacagtATAAAGTTATACTTATACTTTTCCTTTGCTGGATTGCTGGCATTCTCAGTCTGTCTGAAGGGGTCATTGAAGCTGGACAAAAAAAGAGGTACTGGCCCGGCCAGTACTTAACTAGGACCAGGCCGGGAGAATAAACCTTTCGTACAAAATTAAAGAAGTAAGGTTTTCTTTCTATTGGAGATACCTGTTTCGAATCTTATCTAAATGGAATTCTTGATCAAATTCGTTCTTGACTTACTCTTAACTTACTTAAATGAAACTTAAATTAAATTACGTAAATGTAAATtaacttaaatataaatataattatataattacttatataattacattacttaaattattaaaattaacttaacttaatataaatataattatataattataattatataattacttaattatataattacttataatataatattattataatataatattattaattacttaattatataattacttataatatacaattacttataaaattacttataatataatattataatatttaatattataatatttaagaaattttttattacataaaaaaaacctttaatttgttttttctttactttaattgaaaataaaatttcaattcctttaacctttaaatttagattagaatttattaataattttaatttttaattattcactttttattttttttttatttcatctgtaatgaaatctattctataattagaaattttaatagaatgtttcatatttctaatgataatgttataattataatgtttaatatctttcttaaattataatgtttaatatctttcttaataaaaaatattatattaatgtctttcttaaacttaataattaatatcttaaaaattaaaaattttttcttttttattattttcttttctttttttatttaatttcaatttaaattgaaatagttaatttcaatttcatttgaaattttattgaaatttcaattttatttaaattgggagagatggctgagtggactaaagcggcggattgctaatccgttgtacgagttattcgtaccgagggttcgaatccctctctctccgcccgctctgattacttgatactttcgatttcgaaggaatttcgattcctttatttttttataggtaaagtgaatatatggaatagataaaataataagaaaaaattagaaaaacaaagaaaactcaatttttttttattcctcacgtccaggattacgtcccggatcattagataagaatccgaagatgaagagagaaacaaagaatatcactactgtgtaaacaaagagtttgagagtaagcattacacaatctccaagataagatcattttagaaaaagggaatagattacctattttttctttttaccacatatactattttgtttgatttgacatcataccccccaaaatggagttttttgatttgaaaagaaaaagaaagtcacttttacgaatttctttgtaataagatttttattccttcctcacaaaaattttcttgtcatatcgacaattaggtattgtaggggacctagacctaataaactccttactcactgaaaggtcagaacgagtaaataaactgatcaaaattcatctccgcggttactcaatatacaagaatttccattttttaatcgagggtttataattctaatgtaagacttagccgatcttatccatttttataattttttttgtcgaataaatcatgaatggatttggcaaagtattaaggattttatcgaaaacttacagcagcttgccaaacaaaggctaagagaaaaaagagaacagGTATGACAGGCATCACATCTACGATTGGATTGAAAACGGCATAAGCTTCAGGCAATTTGGCAAAGAAAAAACTATTCGAATAAAGGACAGAATTAAGACAGATACAGATTAAGCTAAAGATATTAAACATAACAAACATTTCGTTCTTGTAgattagataattttattttgattgagttatttttataagggaaaaatgaaaaaggcaagtcaaaaaatccttctttttttttgaactctcccaaatcaaaaatccttccttccattctcaaatgagaatacaaggaattctactttcatacattatcttaattgaattctatgtaatgatcaattaacttttttgattctatatctaatctacatgtgttgaatcctagcaacaaacaaaataccccatatgtttttattatgtattatgtatttttttggggggggggattGACGAATAACTAATTCTAATAATAGTCTTGACTAGTGCCAAACAGGAAAAATGGGGCGTGGCCAAGCGGTAAGGCAGCGGGTTTTGGTCCCGTTATTCGGAGGTTCGAATCCTTCCGTCCCAGATCGTTTCCATCAGAAACAAAAGATGGGATCACATTGTATCCCACATAAAACGGAAAAATCTTAAAGAGAACaaccttttcttttgttctgaattcttagaatgtcttttgttctgaattcttagaatgAATTCTTAGAATGGATTCTTAGAATCCATTTGATTTATCACAAGCATAATAAAGTGTCAAATACAGGTGGaagtttttttgaataaaaaaaagagaaatttggggtctatcattcacattcataatatgctcgtactattgttatattcattatgtcccatattcatgaaatatgaatTCTAAATATGAATTATAATTCTCACATGATGCATTCCGAATTGAAGCGTGAAACAAAAGCATCTCTATTCCCTTCCACACAAAGCCTAAAGTCAAAAATAGGGTATCCCAATTTCACATTCTATGTGAAGACTAAAGAGTAGGGAGTTTGTCGTACTAATTTCATCACTGGTTTTAAAACTTCTAAAGCTGTGCTGTGGCGTGGGAaaaaataggataaaaattgTCTGAATTCCATTTCTTTCTATCTTATATCTTAGATGCCTCAAATGAAAATAATTGTAAATCAATGTAACGTAGCGATTGGGGGGAAATTTTGATATTCCATATATTTTAACTTGATTTTATGGAATTGATGGAAAAATTGTTGAACCTGAAGTAAAACAAAATCTATATAAACTAAAATAAACAAGGCCTACGCTATGCctatatgtatgatatatattgtgtattgttattatattgttgtatttcaataacaatgttgttgtatttcaataacaatgttgttgtatttcaataacaatggcCTTTCACTTAAGTGAAAAGAATTTGTGGAAGGGGAtctttgattttaaaaatatccatgattaccCCCAGTAACAATattcagattctttctttcagatgaaagaaagaataaggatcttaatgttgccgtacatgagaccttttctatttcatactcatgaaaatagataaactagattatcaatttacttctttggttaaaagaaaaccaattgataattcaaTTGAACATGGTAAAATTTATGTCTCCTTAGGGAATGAAATATCTGCTAAAAATTTTTAGCTACTCATTGTGATTGCGTCGACTTGGTGATTGAATTAGAGATCCAG
It encodes the following:
- the LOC135664733 gene encoding ATP synthase subunit alpha, chloroplastic; the protein is MVTLRADEISNIIRERIEQYSREIKIVNTGTVLQVGDGIARVHGLDEVMAGELVEFQEGTIGIALNLESNNVGVVLMGDGLMIQEGSSVKATGRIAQIPVSEGYLGRVINALAKPIDGRGEISASESRLIESPAPGIISRRSVYEPLQTGLIAIDSMIPIGRGQRELIIGDRQTGKTAVATDTILNQKGQNVICVYVAIGQKASSVAQVVTTFREKGAMEYTIVVAETADSPATLQYLAPYTGAALAEFFMYRGQHTLIIYDDLSKQAQAYRQMSLLLRRPPGREAYPGDVFYLHSRLLERAAKSNSSLGEGSMTALPIVETQSGDVSAYIPTNVISITDGQIFLSADLFNAGIRPAINVGISVSRVGSAAQIKAMKQVAGKSKLELAQFTELEAFAQFASDLDKATQNQLARGQRLRELLKQSQSDPLAVEEQIATIYTGANGYLDPLEIGQVKKFLSQLRSYLKNNKPKFQEIISSTKTFTEEVEFLLKEAIQEQIELFLLQEQT